The Henckelia pumila isolate YLH828 chromosome 2, ASM3356847v2, whole genome shotgun sequence genome includes a window with the following:
- the LOC140881014 gene encoding UDP-glucuronate 4-epimerase 3-like has protein sequence MFQIKHIDGAPSTPGKFKMEKSVYNRLRVNSCLAKITFWSFVFLGLVLVFFFKSPSSSPPAPVDVSRRSLRTSSYGGAVWEERVRASAKIRSRNGICVLVTGAAGFVGSHVSSALKQRGDGVLGLDSFNDYYDPSLKRAREALLERNGVYIVEGDINDVSLLKKLFELVAFTHVMHLAAQAGVRYAMENPSSYVHSNIAGLVSLLEVCKSANPQPAIVWASSSSVYGLNTKVPFSEKDRTDQPASLYAATKKAGEEIAHTYNHIYGLSLTGLRFFTVYGPWGRPDMAYFFFSRDILKGKSIPIFEAADHGTVARDFTYIDDIVKGCLAALDTSEKSTGSGGKKKGPAQLRVFNLGNTSPVPVADLVSILERLLKVKAKRLVMKLPRNGDVQFTHANISLAQRELGYKPTTNLQTGLKKFTQWYLSYYSNGDKSAQ, from the coding sequence ATGTTCCAGATTAAGCACATTGACGGCGCCCCATCTACCCCGGGGAAGTTCAAAATGGAGAAGTCTGTATACAATAGGTTGAGAGTAAATTCTTGCCTAGCCAAGATCACTTTTTGGTCTTTTGTATTCCTCGGATTGGTATTAGTGTTCTTCTTTAAATCACCGTCCTCTTCACCTCCCGCACCCGTGGATGTTTCTAGGAGGTCCCTTAGAACCAGCTCTTATGGAGGTGCTGTCTGGGAGGAGAGGGTgagagcctctgctaaaataaGGTCAAGAAATGGGATTTGTGTTTTGGTCACAGGGGCTGCTGGTTTTGTAGGTTCTCATGTCTCCTCCGCCCTTAAACAGCGGGGAGATGGTGTTTTAGGACTCGATAGTTTCAATGATTATTATGATCCTTCACTTAAGAGGGCGAGGGAAGCGCTCTTGGAGCGCAATGGAGTGTACATTGTGGAGGGTGATATAAATGATGTTTCCCTATTGAAGAAGCTTTTCGAACTTGTGGCCTTCACGCATGTAATGCATTTGGCAGCACAGGCCGGTGTTCGGTATGCAATGGAGAATCCCAGCTCCTATGTGCATAGCAACATCGCCGGCCTTGTTAGCTTGCTTGAGGTTTGCAAGAGTGCCAATCCTCAGCCTGCAATCGTGTGGGCGTCGAGTAGTTCTGTCTATGGATTGAATACGAAAGTGCCCTTCTCGGAGAAGGATAGGACTGATCAGCCTGCTAGTCTCTATGCTGCAACTAAGAAGGCCGGTGAGGAGATTGCACATACTTATAACCATATATATGGGCTATCGCTCACCGGATTGAGGTTCTTTACTGTTTATGGACCTTGGGGTAGACCAGATATGGCATACTTCTTTTTCAGTAGGGATATTCTGAAGGGGAAGTCCATTCCCATCTTTGAGGCTGCTGACCATGGCACTGTGGCTAGGGACTTTACTTACATAGATGATATTGTGAAGGGTTGTCTGGCTGCATTGGATACTTCTGAGAAGAGTACTGGTAGCGGTGGCAAGAAAAAGGGGCCGGCTCAGTTACGGGTTTTCAATTTGGGGAACACATCCCCTGTGCCTGTTGCAGATCTTGTGAGCATTTTGGAGAGATTGCTCAAGGTGAAGGCAAAGAGGTTGGTAATGAAGTTACCAAGGAATGGGGATGTGCAATTTACACATGCTAACATAAGCTTGGCTCAGAGGGAGCTCGGCTATAAACCTACGACAAACCTTCAAACAGGGTTGAAGAAATTCACCCAATGGTACCTCAGTTACTATAGTAATGGAGATAAGAGTGCACAGTGA